One Roseomonas sp. OT10 DNA window includes the following coding sequences:
- a CDS encoding MipA/OmpV family protein has translation MSRPCRTAPALGLLALLAAGPVAAQEVRLPVFEAGIGGAAAWVPDYPAAGQNHLQAIPVPYVIYRGQILRSDDQGVRGRVYSSDSIGLDLSFSGAFPSSSSDNRAREGMPDLDWQGEVGPALRLTLWRDPGAARRINLELPVRAVFSTDLSSIHFRGVVFSPELAFEQRGLRFAGDRLRAGIGPIVATERLMDYFYEVEPRYVRPGRPAYDAEGGYLGTRLQFSYRVPLNPRVSVYGGGRVESFHGAANRDSPLFRDNWNVSAAIGIAWSFYQSEATVASAADPFD, from the coding sequence ATGAGCCGCCCCTGCCGCACCGCCCCCGCCCTGGGCCTCCTGGCCCTGCTCGCCGCCGGCCCCGTGGCGGCGCAGGAGGTCCGCCTGCCGGTCTTCGAGGCGGGGATCGGCGGCGCGGCCGCCTGGGTGCCGGACTACCCGGCCGCCGGGCAGAACCACCTCCAGGCCATCCCCGTGCCCTACGTCATCTATCGCGGCCAGATCCTGCGCAGCGACGACCAGGGGGTCCGGGGGCGCGTCTACAGCTCCGACAGCATCGGGCTCGACCTCAGCTTCTCCGGCGCCTTCCCCTCCTCCTCCTCGGACAACAGGGCGCGCGAGGGGATGCCGGACCTGGACTGGCAGGGCGAGGTGGGGCCGGCGCTGCGCCTGACCCTGTGGCGCGATCCCGGCGCGGCGCGGCGGATCAACCTGGAGCTGCCGGTGCGCGCGGTCTTCTCGACCGACCTCTCCTCGATCCACTTCCGCGGCGTGGTCTTCTCGCCCGAGCTGGCCTTCGAGCAGCGCGGCCTGCGCTTCGCCGGCGACAGGCTGCGCGCCGGCATCGGGCCGATCGTCGCGACCGAGCGGCTGATGGACTACTTCTACGAGGTGGAGCCGCGCTACGTCCGGCCCGGCCGCCCGGCCTATGACGCGGAGGGCGGCTATCTCGGCACCCGCCTGCAGTTCTCCTACCGGGTGCCGCTGAACCCGCGGGTCTCCGTCTATGGCGGCGGACGGGTGGAGTCCTTCCACGGCGCGGCCAACCGCGACAGCCCGCTGTTCCGCGACAACTGGAACGTCTCCGCCGCCATCGGCATCGCCTGGTCCTTCTACCAGTCGGAGGCGACGGTCGCCTCCGCCGCCGACCCCTTCGACTGA
- a CDS encoding lysophospholipid acyltransferase family protein has protein sequence MRTPLFYLVLLAFAVLSLLWSLPAGLLYRVMPARAGQTLGQRAIMTGFRLYLWLMRVTGMLRVDLSALDTLRGAGALVIAPSHPSLLDAVLVISRLPRVVCIAKAGVWDNPLLGGGVRLAGYIRNDATRAMVRRAAEEVRAGRQLLIFPEGTRTRRPPLGPCSRSFAVMARMAGAPVQTVVIESDSPYLRPGWPLWRRPPLPLVYRVRLGRRFQPAGSAQALSDAIEAHLREELSRDGRAVPGGGPAPVPVAAAPVHAQPAA, from the coding sequence TTGCGGACCCCGCTCTTCTACCTCGTGCTGCTGGCCTTCGCCGTGCTGTCGCTGCTGTGGAGCCTGCCGGCCGGGCTGCTGTACCGGGTCATGCCGGCCCGCGCCGGGCAGACGCTGGGCCAGCGGGCGATCATGACCGGCTTCCGCCTCTACCTGTGGCTGATGCGGGTCACCGGCATGCTGCGCGTGGACCTCTCGGCCCTGGACACGCTGCGCGGGGCGGGGGCGCTGGTGATCGCGCCCAGCCACCCCTCCCTGCTCGACGCCGTGCTGGTGATCTCGCGCCTGCCGCGGGTGGTCTGCATCGCCAAGGCGGGCGTGTGGGACAACCCGCTGCTCGGCGGCGGCGTGCGGCTCGCCGGCTATATCCGCAACGATGCCACCCGCGCGATGGTCCGCCGCGCGGCGGAGGAGGTGCGCGCCGGCCGGCAGCTGCTGATCTTCCCCGAAGGCACCCGCACCCGCCGGCCGCCGCTGGGGCCCTGCAGCCGCTCCTTCGCGGTGATGGCCCGGATGGCCGGCGCCCCCGTCCAGACGGTGGTGATCGAAAGCGACTCGCCCTACCTGCGCCCCGGCTGGCCGCTCTGGCGCCGCCCACCGCTGCCGCTGGTCTACCGCGTCCGCCTCGGCCGCCGCTTCCAGCCCGCCGGCTCGGCCCAGGCGCTGAGCGACGCGATCGAGGCGCATCTGCGCGAGGAGCTGTCGCGCGACGGAAGGGCCGTGCCCGGCGGCGGGCCCGCCCCGGTGCCGGTGGCCGCCGCGCCCGTCCACGCGCAGCCTGCCGCGTGA
- a CDS encoding class I SAM-dependent methyltransferase: MPQTTPPAPAAPHPPLPGYYGAPIARVGFLRQLFDDTAPQYDRINRIFSLGTGGWYRRKALARAGLRPGQRVLDVAVGTGLVAREAVRLTGEPDAVLGLDPSGGMLAEARRHLPIPLIQGRAEALPLPAESIDFLSMGYALRHVADLDVAFAEFHRVLRPGGTVLLLEIGRPDGAFAHAAARTYLGRVVPALSRLTAPRAGTLMGYYWDTIEACVPAATILRHLSRQGFAEVRCETALGLFRAYTARRPGA, from the coding sequence ATGCCGCAGACGACGCCCCCTGCCCCGGCCGCGCCGCATCCGCCGCTGCCGGGATACTATGGCGCCCCGATCGCGCGGGTGGGCTTCCTGCGGCAGCTCTTCGACGACACCGCCCCGCAATACGACCGGATCAACCGGATCTTCTCGCTGGGCACCGGCGGCTGGTACCGGCGCAAGGCGCTGGCCCGGGCCGGGCTGCGGCCGGGGCAGCGCGTGCTGGACGTGGCGGTGGGGACCGGGCTGGTGGCGCGGGAGGCGGTGCGGCTGACCGGGGAGCCGGACGCCGTGCTCGGGCTGGACCCGAGCGGCGGCATGCTGGCCGAGGCGCGGCGCCACCTGCCCATCCCCCTGATCCAGGGCCGCGCGGAGGCGCTGCCCCTGCCCGCGGAGAGCATCGACTTCCTCTCCATGGGCTACGCCCTGCGCCACGTCGCCGACCTGGACGTCGCCTTCGCCGAGTTCCACCGCGTGCTGCGCCCCGGCGGCACCGTCCTGCTGCTGGAGATCGGCCGGCCGGACGGAGCCTTCGCCCATGCCGCGGCCCGCACCTACCTGGGCCGCGTGGTCCCCGCCCTCTCCCGCCTCACCGCCCCGCGCGCCGGAACGCTGATGGGGTACTACTGGGACACGATCGAGGCCTGCGTCCCGGCCGCCACCATCCTCCGGCACCTGTCGCGGCAAGGCTTCGCCGAGGTCCGCTGCGAGACCGCCCTGGGCCTCTTCCGCGCCTACACCGCCCGGCGCCCGGGGGCGTGA
- a CDS encoding glycosyltransferase family 2 protein, protein MSAAIRPQEAAPGRERPAAGAVPGQPSVTHLVLIPSYNSGQALLETVRQARARWSPVWVVVDGSTDGSAEPLGRLAAGDPGLCVFHRPRNGGKGAAVLEGLERAAAAGFTHALVMDADGQHPADHIPRFMAASAGRPEAMILGRPLFGPEAPAIRVRGRRISNFWTDLETLWAGIGDSLFGFRIYPVAPLLAVMHATRWMRRYDFDAEAAVRLCWRGVPPVSLPAPVRYPSAAEGGISHFRYGRDNLLLTAMHTRLVLGFLARLPRLAWQRARR, encoded by the coding sequence GTGAGCGCCGCGATCCGGCCGCAGGAGGCGGCGCCGGGCCGGGAAAGGCCGGCGGCCGGGGCGGTGCCCGGCCAGCCCTCCGTCACGCATCTGGTCCTCATCCCGTCCTACAACAGCGGCCAGGCGCTGCTGGAGACCGTGCGGCAGGCCAGGGCCCGCTGGAGCCCCGTCTGGGTGGTGGTGGACGGCAGCACCGACGGCTCGGCGGAGCCGCTGGGGCGGCTGGCGGCGGGCGATCCGGGGCTGTGCGTGTTCCACCGGCCGCGCAACGGCGGCAAGGGGGCGGCGGTGCTGGAGGGGCTGGAACGCGCCGCGGCGGCGGGCTTCACCCACGCCCTGGTCATGGATGCGGACGGACAGCACCCGGCGGACCATATCCCGCGCTTCATGGCGGCCTCGGCCGGGCGGCCGGAGGCGATGATCCTCGGCCGCCCGCTCTTCGGCCCCGAGGCCCCGGCGATCCGCGTGCGGGGGCGCCGCATCTCCAACTTCTGGACGGATCTGGAGACGCTTTGGGCGGGGATCGGGGATTCCCTCTTCGGCTTCCGCATCTACCCCGTGGCGCCGCTGCTGGCGGTGATGCACGCCACCCGCTGGATGCGCCGCTACGACTTCGACGCCGAGGCGGCGGTGCGCCTGTGCTGGCGCGGGGTGCCGCCGGTCAGCCTGCCCGCCCCGGTGCGCTACCCCAGCGCGGCGGAGGGCGGCATCTCCCACTTCCGCTACGGCCGCGACAACCTGCTGCTGACAGCCATGCACACCCGCCTGGTGCTGGGTTTCCTGGCGCGCCTGCCCCGGCTGGCCTGGCAGCGGGCGCGGCGCTGA
- a CDS encoding methyltransferase domain-containing protein — protein MTAPDRTAPTPVPLADPDALVAAVASRYGKASRFAQGYVRSKLRRDPATAAILAAAEAAGGFGHLADLGCGRGQLALALLLAGRAESVAGLDLDAAKIGEAREAARGLPACFTAADLSRAPVPASDTVMLVDVLYQMPEAAQHALLGRVAAAARRRVVIRAFDPDAGWRTRVGRAMEVANRALRGAREASIRPLSLPALAAPLTAAGFAVRVSPCWAGTPLPNVLLVAERPA, from the coding sequence ATGACAGCCCCCGACCGGACAGCCCCCACCCCTGTCCCCCTTGCCGACCCCGACGCGCTGGTCGCCGCCGTCGCCTCGCGCTACGGCAAGGCCTCGCGCTTCGCGCAGGGCTACGTGCGGTCCAAGCTGCGGCGCGACCCGGCGACGGCGGCGATCCTCGCGGCGGCGGAGGCGGCGGGGGGCTTCGGCCACCTGGCCGATCTCGGCTGCGGCCGGGGGCAGCTCGCCCTGGCCCTGCTCCTGGCGGGGCGGGCGGAGTCCGTCGCGGGCCTGGACCTGGACGCGGCGAAGATCGGCGAGGCGCGCGAGGCGGCACGGGGACTGCCGGCCTGCTTCACGGCCGCCGACCTGTCCCGCGCCCCGGTGCCGGCCAGCGACACGGTGATGCTGGTGGACGTGCTGTACCAGATGCCGGAGGCAGCACAGCACGCCCTGCTGGGACGGGTGGCCGCGGCGGCGCGGCGGCGCGTGGTGATCCGCGCCTTCGATCCGGATGCGGGCTGGCGGACCCGGGTGGGACGCGCCATGGAAGTCGCGAACCGCGCCCTGCGCGGGGCGCGGGAGGCGTCGATCCGGCCCCTGTCGCTGCCCGCGCTCGCGGCGCCGCTGACGGCGGCGGGCTTCGCCGTGCGGGTGAGCCCCTGCTGGGCCGGGACGCCGCTGCCCAACGTGCTGCTGGTGGCGGAGCGCCCGGCATGA